One segment of Equus asinus isolate D_3611 breed Donkey chromosome 18, EquAss-T2T_v2, whole genome shotgun sequence DNA contains the following:
- the DONSON gene encoding protein downstream neighbor of Son — protein sequence MALSVPGYSPSFKRPPETLRLRRKRARSRGAPSRPEPAPRRAALEAGLPLRPFPAAAAGRGGGPAAAPRNPFARLDNRPRAAAEPPEEPARGQQEAPGPLLGANQENDLPREEKFPEGTAAPESLQTPHVSSSESDILSSGSTELPVDWSIKTRLLFTSSQPFTWADHLKAQEEAQGVVQHCRATEVTLPPSIQDPKLCTELRCAFQQSLVYWLHPAFPWLPLFPRIGADRKMAGKASPWSADEALQDILMSDWSVSFTSLYNLLKTKLCPYFYVCTYQFTILFRAAGLAGNDVITALISPTTRGLREAMKNEGIEFSLPLIKENGQEKKASRTSLGHEEEQAMSDEDEEESFSWLEEMGVQDKIKKPDILSIRLRKEKHEVQMDHRPESVVLVKGMNTFTLLNFLINCKSLIATSGPQAGLPPTLLSPIAFRGATMQMLKARSVNVKTQALSGYKDQFSLEITGPVMPHSLHSVTMLLKSSQSGSFSAGLYTHEPTAVFNICPPVTEVQDKETVHEELANCGLHPKTLDQLSQTPVLGKSSLRHVKMSDYIYNWRS from the exons ATGGCCCTCTCGGTGCCCGGCTACTCGCCCAGTTTCAAAAGGCCGCCCGAGACGTTGCGGCTCCGGCGGAAAAGGGCCCGGAGCCGTGGAGCCCCTTCGCGGCCCGAGCCGGCGCCCCGCCGCGCCGCCCTGGAGGCCGGGTTGCCCCTCCGCCCCttcccggcggcggcggcgggcagaGGCGGCGGCCCGGCCGCGGCCCCCAGGAACCCCTTCGCCCGCCTGGACAACCGGCCGCGGGCCGCCGCCGAGCCCCCCGAGGAACCGGCCCGCGGCCAGCAGGAGGCGCCGGGCCCG CTTTTAGGTGCTAATCAAGAGAATGACTTGCCGAGGGAAGAGAAGTTTCCTGAAGGAACAGCCGCTCCTGAATCGCTGCAG ACTCCACACGTATCATCCTCCGAGTCTGATATCCTGTCCTCAGGAAGTACTGAGTTACCTGTGGACTGGAGCATTAAAACTCGCCTCCTTTTCACCTCTTCTCAGCCCTTTACCTGGGCGGACCACTTGAAGGCCCAGGAAGAGGCTCAGGGTGTCGTCCAGCATTGCAGAGCGACAGAAGTTACTTTGCCTCCAAGTATACAG GATCCCAAACTCTGCACTGAGCTCCGCTGTGCCTTCCAGCAGAGCCTTGTCTATTGGCTCCACCCTGCCTTTCCGTGGCTGCCGCTCTTCCCTCGTATCGGAGCAGACAGAAAAATGGCTGGAAAGGCAAGCCCTTGGTCAGCTGATGAAGCCCTGCAAGACATTTTAATGAGTGACTG GTCTGTGAGCTTCACTTCTCTATATAATCTGCTGAAGACAAAACTTTGCCCCTATTTTTATGTTTGTACCTATCAGTTTACTATCCTGTTCCGTGCAGCAGGATTAGCAGGAAATGATGTAATCACAGCTCTCATATCTCCTACAACTAGAGGTTTAAGAGAAGCTATGAAAAATGAAg GTATTGAATTTTCTCTgcctttaataaaagaaaatggccAGGAGAAGAAAGCATCCAGAACAAGCTTGGGACATGAGGA GGAGCAAGCAATGAGTGATGAGGATGAAGAAGAAAGTTTCTCTTGGCTGGAAGAGATGGGTGtgcaagataaaattaaaaaaccagATATACTCTCCATCAGGCT GCGTAAAGAAAAACATGAAGTACAAATGGACCACAGACCTGAGTCTGTTGTGCTGGTGAAGGGAATGAACACCTTTACGTTGCTAAATTTTCTGATTAACTGTAAGAGTTTAATTGCTACCTCAGGTCCACAGGCAGGACTTCCACCGACCCTCTTATCCCCCATAGCTTTCCGAGGTGCCACAATGCAAATGCTtaag GCACGAAGTGTAAATGTGAAGACACAAGCTCTTTCCGGATACAAAGATCAATTTAGTTTGGAGATTACAGGTCCTGTCATGCCTCATTCTCTACATTCTGTGACCATGCTACTCAAATCTTCACAGAGTGGGTCGTTTTCTGCAGGACTGTATACACACGAGCCAACTGCTGTATTTAATATCTGCCCACCAGTGACAGAAGTACAAGATAAG GAGACCGTTCATGAGGAGCTTGCTAACTGTGGGTTGCACCCTAAGACTCTGGACCAACTTAGTCAAACACCAGTGCTGGGGAAATCATCTTTACGGCATGTGAAAATGAGTGACTACATTTATAATTGGAGATCCTGA